GAGTGAGAGGGGTGTCTACAGGAAGGCACGGATTCCCATTATAATAATAATATAGCCGATAACAGAGATGTTGTCAAGACACCTAAGACCTTTCCTTTAACCGCACTTGTCATTACGGCTTTTACGACACACTATCGCCCGTTTATTTACGTTACATTATTAGAACAATGTAAAGAAATATTAATTATGTTTGAGTATTTTACGGAAAAAGCGATCAGAAGCGTGATGCTAGCCCAAGAAGAAGCTCGACGTTCAGGACATAATTTAGTAGGTAGCGAGCACTTGTTATTAGGCTTAATTGGAGAGAATACCTCTATCGCGGGGGTGGTATTAAGAGAATATGGTATTAAATTAGAAAAGACCAGAGAGATTATCAATGGTCTAGTCAGCAAAGGATCAGGATTTAGCCCTTCTAATATACCCTTTACCCCGAAAGTAAAAAGTATTTTTGAGCAATCTTTTCAGGAAGCCCAAAAACTCGGCACTAACTACATAGCACCAGAGCATATTTTACTAGCAACGATTAAAGATCAAGACGCTGTAGCTACTAAAGCTCTAACTAGCCAGGGTATCAACTCAGAAGAGCTGCGCACAGCCATTATCAAAAAAGCTGCAGAAATGGTTCCTGTGGGTCAAGGAATTAGAGATGAGAGTCGCACCAATTCCTCCCCCATCAAGCTAAAAGACTTTAGCAAAAACTTGACCGAACTAGCAGCCGAGGGCAAAATAGACCCAATTACGGGTAGAAACGAAGAAATCGCCAGAACGATCCAAATACTGGGACGTCGCACCAAAAATAACCCTATCCTCGTAGGAGAGCCAGGAGTAGGAAAAAGCGCGATCGCCGAAGGATTAGCTCAGCGGATCGTTGCTAAAGACGTACCAGAAACCCTTCTAGATAAGCAAGTAATTAGCTTAGATATGGGCTCATTATTAGCAGGAACTCGTTTTAGAGGAGATTTTGAAGAACGACTCAAAGCGATTATTAACGAAGTACGCAATAGCGATAATATCATACTCGTAATCGATGAAATTCATACAATAGTAGGAGCAGGAGCTACAGGAGGCGCTATGGACGCGGCTAATATGCTCAAACCCTCCCTAGCTAGAGGAGAATTACAATGTTTGGGGACCACCACCCTAGACGAGTACCGTCAGTACATCGAAAAAGATCCCGCTTTAGAGCGTCGCTTTCAAAAAGTGCTAATCAAAGAGCCCAGTGTTGAGGATACATTGGAAATACTGCAGGGGTTACGTAAAACCTACGAAGATTTCCACAAAGTAAAATACACCGATGAAGCGATCGCCGCAGCAGCGCAACTGTCCAAACGCTATATTTCAGATCGCTATCTTCCCGACAAAGCGATCGACCTTCTCGATGAAGCGGGTTCACGTCTACATTTGAAACATTCAGTGCGAGCTGAAGTGGAGATGGTAATTAACCCTCAATCTTTAGTACCAGTGGTAGGTAAAGAAGAAATAGCGGAGATTCTCTGTGCTTGGACAGGAATACCAGTGCAGAAAATGACTGAATCCGAATCGGAATTAGTGATTAATCTAGAAGCCAAATTACAAGAGAGAGTAATCGGTCAAACAGAAGCAGTAAAAGCCGTAGCTCGCGCTCTGCGTCGCACTAGAGCGGGTTTAAAAGC
This portion of the Gloeocapsa sp. PCC 73106 genome encodes:
- a CDS encoding ATP-dependent Clp protease ATP-binding subunit, which codes for MFEYFTEKAIRSVMLAQEEARRSGHNLVGSEHLLLGLIGENTSIAGVVLREYGIKLEKTREIINGLVSKGSGFSPSNIPFTPKVKSIFEQSFQEAQKLGTNYIAPEHILLATIKDQDAVATKALTSQGINSEELRTAIIKKAAEMVPVGQGIRDESRTNSSPIKLKDFSKNLTELAAEGKIDPITGRNEEIARTIQILGRRTKNNPILVGEPGVGKSAIAEGLAQRIVAKDVPETLLDKQVISLDMGSLLAGTRFRGDFEERLKAIINEVRNSDNIILVIDEIHTIVGAGATGGAMDAANMLKPSLARGELQCLGTTTLDEYRQYIEKDPALERRFQKVLIKEPSVEDTLEILQGLRKTYEDFHKVKYTDEAIAAAAQLSKRYISDRYLPDKAIDLLDEAGSRLHLKHSVRAEVEMVINPQSLVPVVGKEEIAEILCAWTGIPVQKMTESESELVINLEAKLQERVIGQTEAVKAVARALRRTRAGLKAPQRPIASLFFSGPTGVGKTELSKAIAQAMFGAANALIRLDMSEYMESHTVSKLIGSPPGYIGYDEGGQLTEAIRRRPYGVVLFDEIEKAHPDVFNLLLQLLDDGRLTDAKGRTVDFSNTLVIMTSNLGSKAIEKGGMSLGFQSLDNSGETQYQQLRNLVNEELKQFFRPEFLNRLDEIIVFRQLTLPQIKEIAELQLREISDRMQLEHQISLSVTEAFKDLAVAQGYQPSYGARPLRRALTRLLEDSLAEAILSGIIQAGDIALVDVDEQNQVTVSPQRTTMSTEAIYGMIGN